In the genome of Pongo pygmaeus isolate AG05252 chromosome 9, NHGRI_mPonPyg2-v2.0_pri, whole genome shotgun sequence, one region contains:
- the TIGD3 gene encoding tigger transposable element-derived protein 3: MELSSKKKLHALSLAEKIQVLELLDESKMSQSEVARRFQVSQPQISRICKNKEKLLADWCSGTANRERKRKRESKYSGIDEALLCWYHIARAKAWDVTGPMLLHKAKELADIMGQDFVPSIGWLVRWKRRNNVGFGARHVLAPSFPPEPPPPGLTSQAQLPLSLKDFSPEDVFGCAELPLLYRAVPGSLGACDQVQVLLCANSRGTEKRRVLLGGLQAAPRCFFGVRSEALPASYHPDLSIPWLEWLAQFDRDMGQQGRQVALLLAARVVEELASLPGLYHVKLLPLAASGTTPPLPSSVVRAFKAHYRHRLLGKLAAIQSERDGTSLAEAGAGITVLDALHVASAAWAKVPPQLIFSSFIQEGLAPGKTPPSSHKAYEMPPVPGGLSLEEFSRFVDLEGEEPGPGVCKEETGTEDEEGDREGAFEPLPTKADALRALGTLRRWFECNSTSPELFEKFYDCEEEVERLCCL; this comes from the coding sequence ATGGAGCTGAGCAGCAAGAAGAAGCTTCACGCCCTGTCCCTGGCCGAGAAGATCCAGGTGCTGGAACTCCTGGATGAGTCCAAGATGTCCCAGTCGGAGGTGGCCCGGCGCTTCCAGGTTTCCCAGCCCCAGATCTCGCGCATCTGCAAGAATAAGGAGAAGCTGCTGGCGGACTGGTGCAGCGGCACAGCCAACCGAGAGCGCAAGCGCAAGCGGGAGTCCAAGTACAGCGGGATCGACGAGGCTCTGCTTTGCTGGTACCACATTGCCCGGGCCAAGGCCTGGGACGTGACGGGGCCCATGCTGCTCCACAAAGCCAAGGAGCTGGCCGATATCATGGGCCAGGACTTCGTGCCCAGCATCGGCTGGCTGGTCCGCTGGAAACGCCGAAACAATGTCGGCTTTGGGGCCCGCCATGTTCTTGCGCCTTCATTTCCCCCTGAGCCACCTCCCCCGGGGCTCACATCCCAGGCTCAGCTGCCTCTTTCCCTAAAAGACTTCTCTCCAGAGGACGTGTTTGGCTGTGCTGAATTGCCCTTGCTGTATCGGGCAGTGCCCGGTAGCTTGGGTGCATGTGATCAAGTACAGGTGCTGCTGTGTGCCAACAGCAGGGGCACCGAGAAGCGGCGGGTACTGCTGGGTGGGCTCCAGGCTGCCCCAAGATGCTTCTTTGGGGTCCGCAGTGAGGCTCTGCCTGCCTCCTACCACCCTGATCTGAGCATCCCCTGGTTAGAGTGGTTGGCACAGTTTGACCGGGACATGGGACAGCAGGGCCGACAGGTGGCTTTGCTGCTGGCTGCCCGAGTGGTGGAGGAGCTGGCAAGCCTGCCTGGGCTCTACCACGTGAAGCTCTTGCCTCTGGCCGCCTCTGGCACCACGCCTCCCCTGCCCAGCTCAGTGGTCCGGGCCTTTAAGGCACATTACCGACACCGGCTGTTGGGCAAACTGGCTGCCATCCAAAGCGAGAGGGATGGCACCTCGCTGGCCGAGGCCGGGGCAGGCATCACCGTGCTGGATGCTCTGCACGTGGCGTCTGCCGCCTGGGCCAAGGTGCCTCCTCAGCTCATTTTCAGCAGCTTCATTCAGGAAGGGCTGGCTCCCGGCAAAACGCCCCCATCCTCGCACAAAGCCTATGAGATGCCACCAGTCCCCGGAGGGCTGAGCCTAGAGGAGTTTTCCCGCTTTGTGGACCTGGAGGGTgaggagccagggcctggagtaTGTAAAGAGGAGACAGGCACTGAAGACGAGGAGGGGGACAGAGAGGGTGCCTTTGAGCCCCTGCCCACCAAAGCTGATGCCCTCCGGGCCCTGGGCACCTTGAGGAGGTGGTTTGAATGCAACAGCACTTCTCCTGAGCTATTCGAAAAATTCTACGACTGTGAGGAGGAGGTGGAGCGGCTTTGCTGCCTATGA